In Symbiobacterium terraclitae, the genomic window TCACGCCGCCGATCGGCTGGATCTCCCCGCGCTGGTTGACCGATCCCGTCACGGCGATGGACTGGTCGACGGGGACGTCTGCCAGCGCCGAGAGCAGCGCGATCAGTTCGGCCACGGAGGCGCTGTCCCCGTCGATGGGCATGTAAGACTGCTCGAATGTGATGGAGGCCGAGAACGCCAGGGGCTTGTCCTGGCCGAAGCGGTCGCCCAGGTAGCCGGTCAGCGTCAGCAGCCCCTTGTCGTGGATCTGTCCCGACAGGGCGACCTCCCGCTCGATGTGCAGCACGCCCTTTTGCCCTATGAAAACCCGGGCGGTGATCCGGCGCGGCGACCCGAACCGGTAGTCGCCCCGCTGCATGACCGTAAGGCCGTTCACCTGGCCCACGACCCGCCCCGAGACGTCGATGAGCAGCGTCCCCCGGCGGATCTGCTCCAGCAGGTGGCGCTCCGGCAGCGATGAGCGCTCGGCCTTGGCCTGGATGGCCTGGTGGACGTGCTGTGCATCCACCACCGGACTGCCCTCGAGGGCGGCCCAGGCGTCCGCCTCGTAGATGACCTCGACCACTTCATTGAACCGAGCCGAAAGCTTGGTCTGGTCCTCGCTGAGGCGGTGGCTGTGGCTCAGCACCTGTGCCACGCCCGCTGCCGTCATGTCCCGCAGCCGCTCACGGCGGCAGACCCTGGCGATGAAGCCGGCATAACCGGCCACGTTCTGCTCGTTGGCCTCCATGGCCACCTCGAACTCCGCGCGGAACTTGAACTGCTTCCGGAAGGACTCGTCCACCGCGTAGAGCGCGTGGTAGAGTTGGGCGCTGCCGATCAGGATCACCTTCAGGTTGAGCGGGATCGGCTGCGGGCGGAGCAAGGCGACCGGCAGCAGGCGGTTCTCCGCCCCCGGCGCCTCGATGCGGGCCTCGCGCATGGAAAGCGCTCGCTTCAGCGCGTCCCAGGCCGTCGGGCTGGCCAGCACGTCCGCGGCCTGCAGGATCAGGTAGCCGCCATTGGCGCGGTGGACCGCGCCGGCCTTGATCTGCAGGTGGCGGTTGCCGGGCTCGTCGTCCTCCGCGACGTACTCGGCCTTGCCGAACAGGTTCACGTAAGTCGGGTTCGGCTCAATCACCACCGGGGCGCCGCCTGCCGGATCGTTCGCGACGAGCAGGTTCACCCGGAACCGGGCGAAGGGGTCGGCCGGACGGCGGCGGCGCAGGGGCAGTCCGGCATCTGCGTCGGCGTCCGCCGCCCCGCGGGACGGGATCGCGGGGTCGATCAGCTCAACCGCCATGCGGTTGAGCCAGGCAGCCAGCGCCGGGATCCCCGGGAACCGCGCCTTGAGCCCCTCGATCATCGGGCTCAGCGCGCCCCCGGTGACCTCGCGGTCCAACCGCTGCAGTTCGGCCCGTACCGCCTTCTCGACCTCCCAGGCCCGACGGCTGGCCTCCGCCACGGCCCGCTGGATCTCCTTGGCCCGCGCCGTGATCTCCCGCCGCTCCTCGGCGGAGAGCGAGTCGAACTCCTCGCCGGTCATCGGCTGCCCGTTGCGCAGCGGAACGGGCACGATGCCGTGGTCGGTGTGCGTAAGGCCGAAGTCGTGGGCGCTGGCCAGCTGCTCCAGCTCCAGCATCGCCTGCTCCGTCTGCTGCTGGGCGGCCCGGAGGAG contains:
- a CDS encoding Lon protease family protein, which encodes MRTRLAVAASQLRRTWDPGRLGFATTAELPELEGLVGQEQAVRALGFGLSLRSPGYNIYVAGPAGTGKTSYTSSLVRARAAGEPPAQDWVYVHNFDRPDEPLAIALPPGTGTSLVKAMEEIISDAQRIAARAIAGPEHQGRRDELLRAAQQQTEQAMLELEQLASAHDFGLTHTDHGIVPVPLRNGQPMTGEEFDSLSAEERREITARAKEIQRAVAEASRRAWEVEKAVRAELQRLDREVTGGALSPMIEGLKARFPGIPALAAWLNRMAVELIDPAIPSRGAADADADAGLPLRRRRPADPFARFRVNLLVANDPAGGAPVVIEPNPTYVNLFGKAEYVAEDDEPGNRHLQIKAGAVHRANGGYLILQAADVLASPTAWDALKRALSMREARIEAPGAENRLLPVALLRPQPIPLNLKVILIGSAQLYHALYAVDESFRKQFKFRAEFEVAMEANEQNVAGYAGFIARVCRRERLRDMTAAGVAQVLSHSHRLSEDQTKLSARFNEVVEVIYEADAWAALEGSPVVDAQHVHQAIQAKAERSSLPERHLLEQIRRGTLLIDVSGRVVGQVNGLTVMQRGDYRFGSPRRITARVFIGQKGVLHIEREVALSGQIHDKGLLTLTGYLGDRFGQDKPLAFSASITFEQSYMPIDGDSASVAELIALLSALADVPVDQSIAVTGSVNQRGEIQPIGGVNEKIEGFFRVCAELGLTGRQGVVIPRQNLHNLMLTDDVVAAVEQGRFHVWAIDTIEEGIELLTGLPAGERGADGRYTAGSLFDRVDSRIRRLARQYAYWRGGSGAGGGD